One genomic window of Punica granatum isolate Tunisia-2019 chromosome 1, ASM765513v2, whole genome shotgun sequence includes the following:
- the LOC116200359 gene encoding uracil phosphoribosyltransferase isoform X2: protein MYLAVNSHMATEPKSVSEDRMLVFVPPHPLIKHWVSVLRNEQTPCPIFKNAMAELGRLLIYEAARDWLPTITGEIQSPLGVASVEFIDPREPIMVVPILRAGLALAEHASSILPAMKTYHLGISRDEETLQPTVYLNKLPDKFPENSRVFVVDPMLATGGTVVTALNLIKDRGVGSKQIKLISAVACPPALQKLSENFPGLHVYTGTIDPTLNDKGFIIPGLGDAGDRSFGT from the exons ATGTATCTCGCCGTAAATTCTCACATGGCCACCGAGCCTAAGTCCGTTTCGGAGGACAGAATGCTT GTCTTTGTACCTCCGCATCCGTTGATTAAGCATTGGGTTTCGGTTCTGAGGAATGAACAAACTCCTTGCCCCATTTTCA AAAATGCAATGGCAGAGTTGGGAAGGCTGCTTATTTATGAAGCTGCGAGAGATTGGTTG CCTACCATTACCGGGGAAATTCAATCACCGTTGGGCGTGGCCTCCGTTGAATTTATTGATCCCCGAGAACCTATCATG GTTGTTCCAATCTTGAGAGCTGGTCTAGCTCTTGCTGAACATGCATCATCAATCTTGCCTGCAATGAAGACATACCACCTAG GGATAAGCCGAGATGAGGAGACTCTTCAGCCAACCGTATACTTGAACAA GTTACCTGACAAATTTCCTGAAAATTCTAGAGTATTTGTGGTTGATCCTATGCTAGCAACAG GAGGAACAGTAGTGACTGCCCTCAACCTTATCAAGGATCGCGGGGTTGGCAGCAAGCAAATCAAACTT ATATCAGCTGTTGCTTGTCCTCCTGCTCTCCAGAAGCTTAGTGAAAACTTCCCCGG ACTGCATGTCTATACAGGAACTATTGATCCAACACTCAATGACAAGGG ATTCATCATTCCCGGCCTTGGTGATGCTGGAGACCGCAGCTTCGGAACCTGA
- the LOC116200389 gene encoding PRA1 family protein A1-like: MDWGNVTAEDLIDALREVDWSSPPRPLAEFFSKFTVPRSYAKWNSRLKCNLYYYRTNYFIMVVVILGLGFLRRPLAIVAALLTALSIAILNDSFAGSFSEKVTRSVRQISPHLAAKMRPPHTPVIRGRPSAKRAIFICGRPRWVFVLIFSSASVSLWFVSCGLLTVLWAFTIGLLATILHASFRTPNLKARLNTFREEFRAVWRNYSEL, translated from the exons ATGGATTGGGGAAACGTGACGGCTGAGGATCTGATTGACGCGCTTCGTGAGGTCGATTGGTCGTCCCCGCCCCGTCCCCTCGCGGAATTCTTCTCCAAATTCACCGTCCCCAGATCTTACGCCAAGTGGAACAGTCGCTTAAAATGCAACCTCTACTA CTACAGAACCAACTATTTCATCATGGTCGTTGTAATCCTTG GGCTGGGTTTTCTTAGGAGGCCACTTGCAATCGTTGCTGCTCTTTTGACAGCTCTTAGCATTGCGATTCTAAATGACAG TTTTGCAGGTTCTTTTAGTGAAAAGGTGACAAGAAGTGTGAGACAAATTTCACCACATTTGGCTGCCAAGATGAGGCCTCCTCACAC ACCTGTCATTCGTGGGCGTCCATCTGCTAAAAGAGCAATTTTTATTTGTGGTCGGCCACGCTGGGTGTTTGtcttgatattttcttctg CTAGCGTCAGCCTTTGGTTTGTGTCTTGCGGTCTCTTAACTGTCCTCTGGGCTTTCACCATTGGGTTGCTGG CCACTATCCTCCATGCGAGTTTCAGGACTCCAAACTTGAAAGCACGCTTGAATACATTCCGCGAGGAGTTCCGTGCAGTTTGGCGCAATTACAGTGAACTGTAA
- the LOC116200379 gene encoding protein MIZU-KUSSEI 1, whose protein sequence is MTKISTLCRFALPCFAPSASASSPTTCHPASISTAIAVPSSKNRISTTLRDTLAESIQEPGPRREEDSEVETNSISSPLAPSAAPPRPSKTMVTGTIFGPRRGHVWFCIQHDRLSTKPFLLLELSIPTHQLVKEMQSSELMRIALECSSSAYSCTLRSVPMWTLSCNGKKLGFAVRRKSNDQSRSILKAMQSMTVGAGVIPPSVGAQSSEELMYMRANYEHVVGSADSESFHLISPDQCPGQELSVFLLRSK, encoded by the coding sequence ATGACCAAGATCAGCACCCTCTGCCGCTTCGCACTTCCCTGCTTCGCCCCCTCCGCTTCGGCCTCCTCCCCTACCACCTGCCACCCCGCCTCAATCTCAACCGCCATTGCCGTCCCCTCCTCTAAGAATCGCATAAGCACCACGCTCAGAGACACACTGGCTGAGAGCATCCAAGAACCAGGCCCGAGACGTGAGGAGGACTCCGAGGTGGAGACCAACAGCATCTCGTCCCCGCTTGCCCCATCTGCGGCCCCACCACGGCCCTCCAAGACAATGGTTACCGGGACGATCTTTGGGCCCCGCCGCGGCCATGTGTGGTTCTGTATCCAGCACGACCGCCTCTCCACCAAGcccttcctcctcctcgaGCTCTCCATCCCAACCCACCAGCTCGTCAAGGAGATGCAGTCGAGCGAACTCATGAGAATCGCCCTCGAGTGCTCCTCATCTGCCTACTCTTGCACTCTCCGTTCAGTCCCGATGTGGACCCTctcctgcaatgggaagaaGCTCGGGTTTGCTGTTAGGAGGAAGTCGAACGATCAGAGCCGTTCAATCCTGAAGGCTATGCAATCCATGACAGTCGGAGCTGGGGTGATACCACCCAGCGTAGGAGCACAATCATCAGAGGAGCTCATGTACATGAGGGCCAACTATGAGCACGTTGTGGGGAGCGCCGACTCTGAGTCCTTCCACCTCATTAGCCCGGACCAGTGCCCCGGTCAAGAACTCAGCGTGTTCTTGCTCCGTTCAAAGTAA
- the LOC116201036 gene encoding dynein light chain 1, cytoplasmic-like, whose protein sequence is MLEGRAVVRETDMPEETQAHVMELAYKSLDLYESSDCQSIAHHIKQSFDEAYGPSWHCVVGKDFGSCITHLRGSFIFFHVDMMAFLIFKDGKDFSESKEEAIGVRRKNGFDA, encoded by the exons ATGTTGGAGGGAAGAGCAGTGGTGCGAGAAACCGACATGCCAGAGGAAACGCAAGCCCATGTAATGGAGTTAGCGTACAAGTCCCTTGATCTGTATGAATCCTCCGATTGTCAATCCATCGCTCATCATATCAAACAG AGCTTTGATGAAGCTTATGGGCCTTCTTGGCACTGCGTGGTGGGCAAGGACTTCGGTTCGTGCATCACTCATTTGCGTGGGAGCTTCATTTTCTTCCATGTGGACATGATGGCGTTTCTCATCTTCAAGGACGGGAAGGACTTCTCCGAGAGCAAGGAGGAGGCGATCGGAGTGCGGCGCAAAAACGGCTTTGATGCCTGA
- the LOC116201027 gene encoding mitochondrial substrate carrier family protein B → MNMEARVGVVNSATHGGVVDSGHRKFLQPQQHKPPPAALTQIGTAQQLLAGGIAGAFSKTCTAPLARLTILFQVQGMHTDVSLLTKASIWHEASRIVNEEGFRAFWKGNMVTIVHRLPYSSVNFYAYEHYKRFLHSVVGNSQQGSASSDLFVHFVGGGLAGITAASATYPLDLVRTRLAATRNAVYYRGIFHALHTICKEEGFFGLYKGLGATLLGVGPSIAISFSVYESLRSFWQSQRPNDSAVMVSLACGSLSGIASSTATFPIDLVRRRMQLEGAGGRARVYNTGLFGTFGHIIRTEGLWGLYRGILPEYYKVVPGVGIVFMTYETLKMLLS, encoded by the exons ATGAACATGGAGGCTAGAGTCGGCGTCGTGAACTCCGCTACCCACGGAGGGGTTGTAGATAGTGGGCACCGGAAGTTCTTGCAGCCGCAGCAGCACAAGCCGCCGCCAGCTGCTCTGACCCAGATTGGGACGGCGCAGCAGCTTTTAGCCGGCGGTATCGCCGGTGCTTTCAGCAAGACCTGCACCGCTCCTCTCGCTCGCCTCACCATTCTCTTTCAG GTCCAAGGAATGCACACTGACGTCTCACTTTTAACCAAGGCCAGCATATGGCACGAGGCTTCACGCATTGTCAATGAGGAGGGATTCAGAGCCTTTTGGAAAGGCAATATGGTCACAATTGTCCATCGGCTTCCTTATTCGTCTGTCAACTTCTATGCTTATGAGCATTACAAGAGG tTCTTGCATTCGGTAGTCGGAAACAGTCAACAGGGGAGTGCGAGCTCAGATCTCTTTGTGCATTTTGTAGGTGGAGGATTGGCTGGAATAACAGCTGCCTCTGCCACTTATCCTCTAGATCTTGTTCGGACCCGCCTTGCTGCAACG AGAAATGCAGTATACTATAGAGGAATTTTTCACGCTTTGCATACAATTTGCAAAGAAGAAGGCTTTTTCGGTTTATATAAAGGACTTGGAGCGACATTATTG GGAGTTGGTCCCAGCATAGCAATAAGTTTCTCAGTTTATGAAAGCTTGAGATCTTTTTGGCAGTCCCAAAG GCCAAATGATTCAGCTGTGATGGTAAGTCTTGCCTGTGGCAGTCTCTCAGGCATTGCATCTTCAACTG CAACCTTCCCTATCGATCTTGTGAGGCGAAGAATGCAGTTGGAAGGAGCGGGTGGCAGAGCTCGTGTTTACAACACTGGCTTGTTCGGGACATTCGGGCATATTATCCGAACAGAAGGCTTATGGGGCTTGTACAGAGGGATACTTCCCGAGTACTACAAGGTAGTCCCGGGTGTAGGGATCGTATTCATGACTTACGAGACACTTAAGATGCTGCTGTCCTGA
- the LOC116201017 gene encoding UV-stimulated scaffold protein A homolog produces the protein MKQIQRQRDEGERAMDMEEEEGGKVRALIEKATNSTAREVDPRLLKSIKSVVRYSDSELRVAAQTLMSLMKRNHSQVRYLSLLIVDELFMRSKLFRTLIVENLDQLLSFSVGFRRNMPLPAPAVIASCLRSKAIEFLEKWNASFGVHYRQLRLGFDYLKNTLRLQFPDLQANAARIQQERREREMRTREILQKKFDALKENFGSMKDEVQSTIDEIEQCLDIVRTRDKLVPPFPLDDEDVGEFRSRELLQIRLSSLKEGERVHENQDNRVVFDTLRELYKFLVAKHLASVQESITVVVRADATDSRVRDSTLKELIKIQNKIHDVKKKCEELVSEPSIPGKHDAEEEDDFWEEGKVGELEDSTTRAPKDRVEDLSLPSTSGAKENSRCDIEDSNSDKKPDCARVPDDSGSLKSKLLAEAPVVKWGSCLDKWGSSDGVLANQRGLELESHWGRVDYDAVIPAEKIAELNVQATVYKEERATPQPCRAPLSNGALCQRRDLKVCPFHGPVVSRDNEGRPINQGHSAEKEFHEPENDLVKTLAEQAVKNVRTRDREEGERRMHDRKALKRAKLAKIREHNEAVLRDAALASTSRSAAIGEEVDVAVGGKSSARSKKQTLASMLRKKATAKDRLSRRLLNARAADSTTTQLTTDEDQRYREAFPNQW, from the exons ATGAAGCAAATCCAGAGACAGAGAGACGAGGGGGAGAGAGCAATGGATATGGAAGAGGAGGAAGGCGGCAAGGTGAGGGCTTTGATAGAGAAGGCTACCAATTCCACGGCCAGGGAAGTTGACCCCCGCCTCCTCAAGTCCATCAAGTCCGTCGTTCGCTATTCCGACTCCGAGCTCCGGGTCGCCGCCCAAACTCTCATGTCCCTCATGAAGCGTAACCATTCCCAG GTGCGGTACCTGTCACTGCTGATAGTAGATGAACTGTTTATGCGGTCGAAGCTTTTCAGGACCCTCATCGTCGAAAATCTGGATCAGTTATTGAGTTTTAGTGTCGGGTTCCGAAGAAATATGCCTCTTCCTGCTCCTGCAGTGATTGCTTCTTGCTTGCGATCGAAGGCGATTGAGTTTCTGGAGAAGTGGAACGCTTCCTTTGGCGTCCATTACAGGCAGCTCAGGTTAGGATTCGATTACTTGAAGAACACCCTCAGACTGCAGTTCCCTGATCTCCAGGCGAACGCAGCCAGGATTCAACAGGAgaggagggaaagagagatGAGGACGAGAGAGATTCTGCAGAAGAAATTTGATGCTCTCAAGGAGAATTTTGGCTCCATGAAGGACGAAGTCCAGTCCACGATCGATGAGATCGAGCAGTGTTTGGATATTGTTCGTACAAGAGACAAACTTGTGCCCCCTTTCCCccttgatgatgaagatgtCGGTGAGTTCCGTTCACGTGAACTTCTGCAGATACGTCTCTCATCATTGAAAGAAGGGGAAAGAGTTCATGAGAACCAGGACAATAGAGTTGTGTTTGACACACTGAGAGAGCTTTATAAGTTCCTTGTCGCAAAGCACTTGGCTTCTGTCCAAGAATCAATCACGGTTGTCGTGCGAGCAGATGCGACAGACAGCAGGGTGAGGGACTCCACTTTGAAGGAGCTGATCAAGATCCAAAACAAGATTCACGACGTGAAAAAGAAATGTGAAGAATTAGTCAGCGAACCTTCAATTCCTGGAAAGCATgatgcagaagaagaagacgacttCTGGGAAGAGGGAAAGGTCGGAGAGCTCGAAGACAGCACTACAAGGGCACCTAAAGATCGTGTCGAGGATCTGAGTCTGCCATCAACTAGTGGTGCGAAAGAAAATTCTAGATGTGATATAGAAGATTCCAATAGCGACAAGAAACCTGATTGTGCACGTGTTCCGGATGATTCGGGTTCTTTGAAGAGTAAGCTTTTGGCTGAAGCTCCAGTGGTGAAATGGGgctcttgtttggacaagtgGGGTTCCAGCGATGGCGTTTTGGCTAATCAGAGGGGATTGGAGCTGGAAAGCCACTGGGGTCGGGTGGACTATGATGCGGTTATTCCAGCCGAAAAAATCGCAGAGTTGAATGTCCAGGCAACCGTTTACAAGGAAGAGCGAGCAACCCCTCAGCCTTGCCGTGCTCCTTTGAGCAATGGGGCACTCTGTCAAAGAAGAGATCTAAAAGTCTGCCCTTTCCATGGACCCGTTGTATCTCGAGACAATGAAGGCAGACCAATCAATCAGGGGCATTCAGCAGAAAAAGAATTTCACGAACCGGAGAATGATCTAGTGAAAACATTAGCTGAACAAGCTGTTAAAAATGTTAGGACGCGGGATAGAGAGGAAGGCGAGAGGAGGATGCATGATAGGAAAGCGCTGAAACGTGCAAAGCTCGCTAAAATTCGTGAACACAATGAAGCGGTTCTTAGGGATGCTGCATTGGCTTCTACTTCGAGGTCTGCAGCTATTGGGGAAGAAGTGGATGTGGCTGTGGGTGGAAAATCATCGGCTAGGAGCAAGAAGCAGACTCTTGCATCAATGCTACGGAAGAAAGCGACTGCGAAGGATAGGCTATCCCGGAGGTTACTGAATGCCCGTGCAGCGGATTCAACCACGACGCAACTGACCACTGATGAGGATCAACGTTACAGGGAAGCCTTTCCGAACCAGTGGTAG
- the LOC116192376 gene encoding aldehyde oxidase GLOX, which translates to MASQRLLFLFILFSAISFRSFPGSALAGLPGSWELLVANAGIASMHTAVTRFNTVVLLDRTDIGPSRKLLPKGRCRRDPNDPVLKSDCYAHSAILDLATNAIRPLMILTDTWCSSGQFLPDGSLIQTGGGRDGFRKFRRFEPCGPAGSCDWDELDDVELSNGRWYATNQILPDGSVIIVGGRGANTVEFFPPKKGAVSFPFLAAAEDKQMDNLYPYIHLLPDGNLFIFANDKAVSYDYKAHKVVRNYPPLEGGPRNYPSAGSSAMLALTDTYSTAVIVVCGGARYGAFIEKSTDSPAHGSCGRILATSADPRWEMEDMPFGRIMGDMVILPTGDVLIINGAEAGTQGFEMASSPCLYPLLYRPDQPAGLRFMTLNPGTVPRLYHSTANLLPDGRVLIAGSNPHYFYKFNAEFPTELRIEAFSPEYLSPDRANIRPVLEEAPTKVRYGEAFSVRMSVTLPVVGIVEVNLNSAPFATHSFSQGQRLVKLGVTAPVLEDNGRYHIGCTAPPSPVVAPPGYYMAFAVNQGVPSIARWIQLTK; encoded by the coding sequence ATGGCGTCTCAACggcttctcttcctcttcatcctCTTCTCCGCCATTTCCTTCCGGAGCTTCCCCGGCTCCGCGCTCGCGGGCCTCCCCGGCTCGTGGGAGCTTCTGGTGGCAAACGCCGGGATCGCCTCCATGCACACCGCTGTCACCCGCTTCAACACCGTCGTCCTCCTCGACCGCACAGACATCGGCCCCTCCCGGAAGCTCCTCCCCAAGGGCCGCTGCCGCCGTGACCCCAACGACCCCGTCCTCAAGAGCGACTGCTACGCCCACTCCGCCATCCTCGACCTCGCCACCAACGCCATCCGCCCTCTCATGATCCTCACAGACACGTGGTGCTCCTCCGGGCAGTTCCTCCCCGACGGCTCCCTCATCCAGACCGGCGGCGGCCGAGACGGGTTCCGGAAGTTCCGGCGGTTCGAACCATGCGGTCCTGCTGGGTCCTGCGACTGGGACGAGCTTGATGACGTTGAGCTCTCCAACGGCCGGTGGTACGCGACGAACCAGATCTTACCCGACGGCTCCGTCATCATCGTCGGCGGCAGGGGAGCCAACACCGTGGAGTTCTTCCCGCCTAAGAAAGGCGCCGTGTCATTCCCATTCCTCGCCGCCGCTGAAGACAAACAGATGGACAACCTGTACCCTTACATCCACCTCCTCCCCGACGGCAACCTCTTCATCTTTGCCAACGACAAGGCGGTCTCGTACGATTACAAGGCCCACAAGGTGGTGAGGAACTACCCGCCGTTGGAAGGGGGCCCACGGAATTACCCTTCGGCCGGGTCCTCTGCGATGCTGGCCCTCACGGACACTTACTCGACGGCCGTAATTGTGGTCTGCGGAGGAGCTCGGTATGGCGCGTTCATTGAGAAAAGCACCGACAGCCCAGCCCACGGGAGCTGCGGTCGGATATTGGCGACATCAGCCGACCCGAGGTGGGAGATGGAGGACATGCCATTCGGGCGGATCATGGGCGATATGGTAATTCTACCGACCGGGGATGTCCTCATCATTAACGGGGCAGAGGCCGGGACCCAAGGGTTCGAGATGGCATCTAGCCCGTGCCTCTATCCGCTTTTGTACCGTCCCGACCAGCCGGCGGGGTTAAGGTTCATGACCCTGAACCCAGGCACGGTTCCCCGTTTGTACCACTCCACGGCAAACCTCCTGCCCGACGGGCGGGTCTTAATTGCGGGCAGCAACCCTCATTACTTCTACAAGTTCAATGCGGAGTTCCCGACCGAGCTGAGGATCGAGGCCTTCTCGCCCGAATACCTGTCACCGGACCGGGCCAATATCCGGCCCGTCCTGGAGGAAGCCCCCACAAAGGTGCGCTACGGGGAGGCATTCAGCGTGCGCATGTCGGTAACTTTGCCTGTGGTGGGAATTGTGGAGGTGAACTTAAACAGTGCACCTTTTGCCACGCATTCATTTTCTCAGGGGCAACGGCTGGTCAAGCTGGGCGTGACGGCCCCAGTCTTGGAGGATAACGGCCGATACCACATCGGGTGTACGGCACCACCGAGTCCGGTGGTGGCACCACCTGGCTACTACATGGCATTTGCAGTAAATCAGGGTGTGCCAAGCATAGCTCGGTGGATACAGCTGACGAAGTAA
- the LOC116192589 gene encoding uncharacterized protein LOC116192589 gives MAKSIIQFLVLVDVFAVLAMASEMSPSPSPAIVLLKESSTLNRKMGLHQLVEQGFRNVQDRRSPSPAPQHDEGSTYLTKEGESDHTSGEATSVESMDTAAFNLQTKEIHLKHHHSSVDKSVAGGAVILGGLVVVFLGAVFCYIKATGRQKQDLASSAA, from the coding sequence ATGGCCAAATCTATAATTCAGTTCTTGGTCTTAGTAGATGTTTTCGCCGTTCTTGCAATGGCGAGTGAAATGTCACCTTCCCCAAGCCCAGCTATAGTTCTACTCAAAGAATCATCGACACTGAACCGGAAGATGGGGCTCCACCAGTTGGTAGAGCAGGGGTTCCGCAATGTGCAAGATCGACGTAGCCCGTCCCCAGCCCCACAACATGATGAAGGTAGCACTTATTTGACCAAAGAGGGCGAATCTGATCATACTTCAGGTGAGGCAACCTCGGTCGAGTCAATGGACACCGCAGCATTCAACTTACAAACGAAGGAGATTCACTTGAAGCACCACCACAGCTCAGTGGATAAGTCGGTGGCAGGTGGCGCAGTTATCCTCGGCGGCCTTGTCGTCGTCTTCTTGGGGGCGGTTTTCTGTTACATTAAGGCCACCGGGAGGCAAAAGCAAGACTTGGCGTCATCAGCAGCCTGA